Proteins encoded by one window of Labilithrix sp.:
- a CDS encoding heavy-metal-associated domain-containing protein, giving the protein MLAAVAASSCCIGPLVVAALGLGGAGAFATIGAYRPHILVGTVGLLGVGYYLTYRKAKPTADACGCATARRGKSARAAKIGLWIATGTVVLFAAIPSVLAHVARQDVHVPAAPGATMVTAAIHVQGIDCEGCATGLRKAMRGVGGFHDLKLDIPHQTVVVSYEPAPGRLEAYAKAIEAETGFEVALPPIAAAGTPASP; this is encoded by the coding sequence GTGCTCGCGGCGGTCGCGGCGTCTTCGTGTTGCATCGGTCCACTCGTCGTCGCGGCGCTCGGACTCGGCGGCGCCGGCGCGTTCGCCACGATTGGTGCGTACCGGCCGCACATCCTCGTTGGAACTGTCGGACTCCTCGGCGTCGGCTATTACCTGACCTACCGAAAGGCGAAGCCGACGGCAGACGCGTGCGGTTGCGCGACCGCTCGCCGAGGCAAGAGCGCTCGGGCCGCCAAGATCGGGCTCTGGATCGCCACCGGCACGGTCGTTCTGTTCGCCGCGATCCCGTCCGTGCTCGCTCACGTCGCGCGCCAAGACGTCCACGTGCCCGCGGCTCCGGGCGCGACGATGGTGACGGCCGCGATCCACGTTCAAGGGATCGACTGCGAGGGATGTGCAACCGGACTGCGCAAGGCGATGCGCGGCGTCGGCGGCTTCCACGACCTCAAGCTCGACATCCCGCATCAGACCGTCGTCGTGAGCTACGAGCCAGCGCCGGGGCGGCTCGAAGCGTACGCGAAGGCGATCGAGGCCGAGACGGGCTTCGAGGTCGCGCTTCCTCCGATCGCCGCCGCGGGTACGCCCGCCTCGCCCTGA
- a CDS encoding arsenate reductase ArsC — protein sequence MKTVLFACVHNAGRSQMAAAWFNRLADPAKARAISAGTEPGTRVHPEVLEVMKEVDIDLSAQRPTYLSDDLARTATMLITMGCGEACPVVPGLRRDDWPLDDPKGRPAAEVRQIRDDIRGRVSELVTREGWASA from the coding sequence ATGAAGACGGTTCTCTTTGCCTGCGTGCACAACGCGGGACGCTCGCAGATGGCCGCCGCGTGGTTCAATCGACTCGCTGATCCTGCGAAGGCGCGGGCGATCTCGGCCGGGACGGAGCCCGGCACGCGCGTTCACCCGGAGGTCCTCGAGGTCATGAAGGAGGTCGACATCGACCTGTCCGCTCAGCGTCCGACGTATCTCTCGGACGATCTTGCGCGCACCGCGACGATGCTGATCACGATGGGGTGCGGCGAGGCATGCCCGGTCGTCCCGGGCCTCCGACGAGACGATTGGCCGCTCGACGATCCGAAGGGCCGACCCGCTGCCGAGGTCCGACAAATTCGCGACGACATCCGAGGCCGGGTCAGCGAGCTCGTCACGCGCGAAGGCTGGGCCTCCGCCTAG
- a CDS encoding helix-turn-helix transcriptional regulator — protein sequence MSRKLETHAEQLAALGHPVRLAILRHVVQAGPEGVAAGDIQSKVDIPASTLSHHIQQLSRTGLVEARRDGTYIYYSALVANLRALTDYLWEDCCKGGKGTC from the coding sequence ATGTCTCGTAAGCTGGAGACTCATGCCGAACAGCTTGCGGCGCTGGGCCATCCCGTGCGGCTCGCGATCTTGCGCCACGTCGTTCAAGCCGGACCCGAAGGCGTCGCCGCGGGCGACATCCAGTCGAAGGTCGACATCCCGGCGTCGACGCTGAGCCACCACATCCAGCAGCTCTCGCGGACCGGCCTCGTCGAGGCTCGTCGAGACGGCACGTACATTTACTACAGCGCCCTGGTCGCCAACCTGCGCGCGCTCACGGACTACCTCTGGGAAGACTGCTGCAAGGGCGGCAAGGGCACGTGCTGA
- a CDS encoding response regulator transcription factor, with protein MACILVVDSFDPTRAVTADALRQNGFTVHDVADDDEAASILAAEAVDVVLLDLPLEDTIELAAEIRRATAASRGPKIFALVDRAATPERGRARQAGVDFFLLRPCPAAALLKHLSRML; from the coding sequence GTGGCGTGCATCCTGGTCGTGGACAGTTTTGACCCGACGCGTGCGGTCACGGCGGACGCCCTCCGTCAGAACGGGTTCACGGTGCACGACGTCGCGGATGATGATGAAGCAGCATCGATTCTCGCCGCCGAAGCGGTTGACGTCGTGCTCCTGGATCTTCCGCTCGAAGACACGATCGAGCTCGCTGCAGAGATCCGACGTGCGACGGCAGCCAGCCGAGGGCCGAAGATCTTCGCGCTTGTCGATCGCGCCGCGACCCCCGAGCGCGGTCGTGCTCGGCAGGCCGGCGTCGATTTCTTCCTCCTGCGCCCTTGCCCGGCGGCCGCTCTCCTCAAGCACCTGTCGCGAATGCTTTGA
- a CDS encoding sensor histidine kinase — MTTRTLLRAVGLLAWAFAGVPALLGFGHDPGCMSLAGFATWGGSFAVFGFAFWKASARAGESLDGGRARVWLGLQSLAALVMLSRICTGFETSLLIVVGVELGLFLPMRLALTWLVLQSVALSQLAMLQMGTAAGLKWSIGALGFGAFAFTIAAIAGREAAARRELARTNAELEVAREHVASLTRDAERLRIARELHDLLGHDLAALHLNLEAAKHLAAGGAAAEPIARAQDVARGLLVDLRKAVSALHSDGAVDVADAVRAIAGAVKSPTIHLDVPAKLEIADGDRANAIVRCVQEIVTNSIKHAAASNLWIHLAANDSEIEIRAHDDGRAVGDVLPGRGLTGMRERLEGLRGELSFGHRASGTGFEVRGTLPRSAA; from the coding sequence ATGACGACGCGAACCCTGCTGCGAGCCGTCGGCCTGCTCGCGTGGGCCTTCGCGGGCGTTCCTGCTTTGCTCGGCTTCGGCCACGACCCAGGGTGCATGTCGCTCGCGGGCTTCGCGACGTGGGGTGGGTCTTTCGCCGTCTTCGGCTTCGCGTTCTGGAAGGCCTCCGCGCGCGCGGGCGAGTCCCTCGACGGTGGACGCGCAAGGGTCTGGCTCGGGCTCCAATCCCTTGCGGCGCTCGTCATGCTCTCGCGGATCTGCACCGGCTTCGAGACCTCGCTGCTGATTGTCGTCGGCGTCGAGCTGGGGCTGTTCCTGCCCATGCGCCTCGCGTTGACGTGGCTGGTCCTTCAAAGCGTCGCGCTCTCCCAGCTCGCGATGCTGCAGATGGGCACCGCCGCCGGCCTCAAGTGGTCGATCGGAGCGCTCGGGTTCGGGGCGTTCGCCTTCACCATCGCGGCGATCGCAGGGAGGGAGGCCGCCGCGCGTCGAGAGCTGGCGCGCACCAATGCGGAGCTCGAGGTCGCGCGCGAGCACGTCGCCAGCCTGACCCGAGATGCGGAGCGTCTGCGGATCGCGCGGGAGCTTCATGACCTTCTCGGCCATGACCTCGCGGCGCTTCATCTCAATCTCGAGGCGGCCAAGCACCTCGCCGCCGGAGGCGCTGCTGCCGAACCGATCGCGCGGGCGCAGGATGTCGCGCGCGGCCTTCTCGTCGACCTGCGCAAGGCGGTGAGCGCCCTCCACAGCGATGGAGCGGTCGACGTCGCCGATGCCGTGCGCGCGATTGCCGGAGCCGTGAAGTCGCCGACCATTCACCTCGACGTCCCGGCCAAGCTCGAGATCGCGGATGGTGATCGCGCGAACGCGATCGTGCGTTGTGTGCAGGAGATCGTGACGAACTCGATCAAACACGCGGCCGCGTCGAATCTATGGATCCATCTCGCCGCGAACGACAGCGAGATCGAGATCCGCGCCCACGACGACGGGCGTGCCGTCGGTGACGTCCTCCCCGGGCGCGGGCTCACGGGTATGCGTGAACGCCTGGAAGGGCTTCGCGGAGAGCTGTCGTTCGGCCATCGCGCCTCGGGCACTGGATTCGAGGTGCGGGGGACATTGCCGCGGAGTGCCGCATGA
- a CDS encoding response regulator transcription factor, with product MIRVCIVDDQTIVRQGLRSLLGIVPDFEVVAEAGDGEEALQVIASCRPDIVLLDIRMPKLDGIGVLDVLAKRPDPPACLILTTFDDDELVLRGIARGARGYLLKDVSLEQLTAAIRTLADGGSVIAPAVTDRVLRGIERFGAGFESLSPPESLTKREIEILRTMASGFSNREIAKACFVAEGTVKNHISNILTKLGVRDRTRAVLRALHLGLI from the coding sequence ATGATCCGAGTCTGCATCGTCGACGATCAGACCATCGTCCGGCAGGGCCTACGATCGCTGCTCGGCATCGTCCCTGACTTCGAGGTCGTCGCGGAGGCGGGTGACGGCGAGGAAGCGCTCCAGGTCATCGCATCGTGTCGGCCCGACATCGTGCTCCTCGACATCCGAATGCCGAAGCTCGATGGCATCGGCGTCCTCGATGTCCTCGCGAAGCGTCCCGATCCCCCTGCGTGCCTGATCCTGACCACCTTCGATGATGACGAGCTCGTCCTCCGCGGGATCGCGCGCGGTGCTCGCGGCTATCTCCTGAAGGACGTGTCGCTCGAGCAGCTCACGGCCGCGATCCGCACGCTCGCGGACGGCGGAAGCGTGATTGCGCCGGCCGTCACCGACCGTGTCCTCCGCGGAATCGAGCGCTTCGGCGCCGGCTTCGAATCGCTGTCTCCGCCGGAATCCCTTACCAAGCGCGAGATCGAGATCCTGCGAACGATGGCGAGCGGATTCAGCAATCGCGAGATCGCAAAGGCGTGCTTCGTGGCCGAGGGGACGGTAAAGAATCACATCTCGAACATTCTCACGAAGCTGGGCGTTCGCGACCGCACCCGCGCCGTTTTGCGCGCGCTTCACCTCGGATTGATCTGA
- the arsB gene encoding ACR3 family arsenite efflux transporter, producing the protein MADVALANGQEEPTAAPKVAAKLSVIDRFLPIWIFVAMGLGVGLGRLYPAIGPALDTVKIGGVSLPIAIGLFWMMYPVLAKVRYGKLTSVGANAKLFTASLVFNWVLGPILMFTLAWLLLPDLPHYRTGLILIGLARCIAMVLIWNMLAKGSNEIAALLVALNSVFQILFYSVLGWLFITVVPRWLGAEGAAFHVSMAEIAKSVLLFLGVPLAAGALTRSVLVRRRGEDWYTRRFLPKVGPTALLGLLYTIVLMFAMQGDKIVSLPLDVLRISVPLVLYFGIMFTAAFLLSKKLGFSYEETASLSFTAAGNNFELAIAVAIGLFGISSGEALAGVVGPLIEVPALLALVYLSLWLKRRLFATEEAR; encoded by the coding sequence ATGGCTGACGTCGCCCTCGCGAACGGTCAGGAGGAGCCGACAGCGGCGCCGAAGGTCGCCGCCAAGCTCTCGGTCATCGATCGCTTCCTGCCCATCTGGATCTTCGTCGCCATGGGGCTCGGAGTGGGCCTCGGTCGCCTTTATCCGGCCATCGGGCCGGCGCTCGATACCGTCAAGATCGGAGGCGTCTCGCTGCCGATCGCGATCGGCCTCTTCTGGATGATGTACCCGGTCCTCGCGAAGGTTCGGTACGGCAAGCTCACCTCCGTTGGGGCAAACGCAAAGCTCTTCACCGCCTCGCTGGTCTTCAACTGGGTCCTCGGGCCCATTCTGATGTTCACCCTTGCGTGGCTGCTCTTGCCGGACCTTCCGCACTACCGGACGGGGCTCATCCTCATCGGTCTCGCGCGTTGCATCGCCATGGTTCTCATCTGGAACATGTTGGCGAAAGGCAGCAACGAGATCGCCGCGCTGCTCGTCGCGCTCAACTCGGTATTCCAGATCCTTTTCTACTCGGTGCTGGGCTGGCTCTTCATCACGGTCGTTCCCCGGTGGCTCGGAGCAGAAGGCGCGGCATTCCACGTCTCGATGGCAGAGATCGCGAAGAGCGTGCTGTTGTTCCTCGGGGTGCCGCTCGCCGCGGGTGCACTCACTCGGTCCGTCCTCGTTCGGCGGCGCGGTGAGGATTGGTACACGCGCAGGTTCCTACCGAAGGTCGGTCCGACGGCGCTCCTTGGGCTCCTCTACACGATCGTCCTCATGTTCGCGATGCAGGGCGACAAGATCGTGAGCCTGCCCCTCGACGTTCTGCGCATTTCCGTGCCGCTGGTTCTCTACTTCGGAATCATGTTCACGGCCGCATTCCTTCTTTCGAAGAAGCTTGGGTTCTCCTACGAGGAGACTGCGTCGCTCTCGTTCACGGCGGCGGGGAACAACTTCGAGCTCGCAATCGCCGTCGCGATCGGTCTCTTCGGAATTTCGTCCGGTGAGGCGCTCGCGGGCGTCGTCGGCCCGCTCATCGAGGTCCCTGCGCTCCTTGCGCTCGTGTACCTGTCGCTTTGGTTGAAACGGCGATTGTTCGCCACGGAGGAAGCGCGATGA